The Pan paniscus chromosome 12, NHGRI_mPanPan1-v2.0_pri, whole genome shotgun sequence genome window below encodes:
- the GPAT2 gene encoding glycerol-3-phosphate acyltransferase 2, mitochondrial isoform X2: MATMLEGRCQTQPRSSPSGRETSLWSSGFGMKLEAVTPFLGKYRPFVGRCCQTCTPKSWESLFHRSITDLGFCNVILVKEENTRFRGWLVRRLCYFLWSLEQHIPPCQDVPQKIMESTGVQNLLSGRVPGGTGEGQVPDLVKKEVQRILGHIQAPPRPFLVRLFSWALLRFLNCLFLNVQLHKGQMKMVQKAAQAGLPLVLLSTHKTLLDGILLPFMLLSQGLGVLRVAWDSRACSPALRALLRKLGGLFLPPEASLSLDSSEGLLARAVVQAVIEQLLVSGQPLLIFLEEPPGALGPRLSALGQAWVGFVVQAVQVGIVPDALLVPVAVTYDLVPDAPCDIDHASAPLGLWTGALAVLRSLWSWWGCSHRICSRVHLAQPFSLQEYIVSARSCWGGRQTLEQLLQPIVLGQCTAVPDTEKEQEWTPITGPLLALKEEDQLLVRRLSCHVLSASVGSSAVMSTAIMATLLLFKHQKGVFLSQLLGEFSWLTEEILLRGFDVGFSGQLRSLLQHSLSLLRAHVALLRICQGDLLVVPRPGPGLTHLAQLSAELLPVFLSEAVGACAVRGLLAGRVPPQGPWELQGILLLSQNELYRQILLLMHLLPQDLLLLKPCQSSYCYCQEVLDRLIQCGLLVAEETPGSRPACDTGRQRLSRKLLWKPSGDFTDSDSDDFEEAEGRYFRLSQQSHCPDFFLFLCRLLSPLLKAFAQAAAFLRQGQLPDTELGYTEQLFQFLQATAQEEGIFECADPKLAISAVWTFRDLGVLQQTPSPAGPRLHLSPTFASQDNQEKLEQFIRQFICS; the protein is encoded by the exons ATGGCCACCATGTTGGAAGGCAGATGCCAAACTCAGCCAAGGAGCAGCCCCAGTGGCCGAGAG ACTAGCCTGTGGTCGTCAGGCTTtgggatgaagctggaggctgtCACTCCATTCCTGGGGAAGTATCGCCCCTTTGTGGGTCGCTGTTGCCAGACCTGCACCCCCAAGAGCTGG GAGTCCCTCTTCCACAGAAGCATAACGGACCTAGGCTTCTGCAATGTGATCCTGGTGAAGGAGGAGAACACAAG GTTTCGGGGCTGGCTGGTTCGGAGGCTCTGCTATTTCCTGTGGTCCCTGGAGCAGCACATCCCCCCCTGCCAGGATGTCCCACAGAAGATCATGGAAAGCACCGG GGTGCAGAACCTCCTCTCAGGGAGGGTCCCAGGAGGCACTGGGGAAGGCCAGGTGCCTGACCTTGTGAAGAAGGAGGTACAGCGCATCCTGGGTCACATCCAGGCCCCACCCCGTCCCTTCCTGGTCAG GCTGTTCAGCTGGGCGCTGCTGAGGTTCCTGAACTGCCTGTTCCTGAATGTGCAGCTCCACAAGGGTCAGATGAAGATGGTCCAGAAGGCCGCCCAGGCA GGCTTGCCGCTTGTCCTCCTCTCTACTCACAAAACcctcctggatgggatcctgctGCCCTTTATGCTGCTCTCCCAGGGCCTGGGTGTGCTCCGTGTGGCCTGGGACTCCCGCGCCTGCTCCCCTGCCCTCAG AGCTCTGCTGAGGAAGCTTGGGGGGCTTTTCCTGCCCCCAGAGGCCAGCCTCTCCCTGGACAGCTCTGAGGGGCTCCTTGCAAGGGCTGTGGTCCAGGCG GTCATAGAGCAGCTGCTGGTTAGTGGGCAGCCCCTGCTCATCTTCCTGGAGGAACCTCCTGGGGCTCTGGGGCCACGGCTGTCAGCCCTGGGCCAGGCTTGGGTGGGGTTTGTGGTGCAGGCAGTCCAGGTGGGCATCGTCCCAGATGCTCTGCTGGTACCAGTGGCCGTCACCTATGACCTGGTTCCGGATGCACCGTGTGACATAGACCAT GCCTCGGCCCCCCTGGGGCTGTGGACAGGAGCTCTGGCTGTCCTACGTAGCTTGTGGAGCTGGTGGGGCTGCAGCCACCGGATCTGCTCCCGGGTGCACCTAGCTCAGCCCTTTTCCCTGCAG GAATACATTGTCAGTGCCAGAAGCTGCTGGGGCGGCAGACAGACCCTGGAGCAACTACTGCAGCCCATCGTGCTGGGCCAATG TACTGCTGTCCCAGACACTGAGAAGGAGCAGGAGTGGACCCCCATAACTGGGCCTCTCCTGGCCCTCAAGGAAGAGGACCAGCTTCTGGTCAGGAGACTGAGCTGTCATGTCCTGAGTG CCAGTGTAGGGAGCTCTGCGGTGATGAGCACGGCCATCATGGCAACGCTGCTGCTCTTCAAGCATCAGAAG GGTGTGTTCCTGTCGCAGCTCCTGGGGGAGTTCTCCTGGCTGACGGAGGAGATACTGTTGCGTGGCTTTGATGTAGGCTTCTCTGGGCAGCTGCGGAGCCTGCTGCAGCACTCACTGAGCCTGCTGCGGGCGCACGTGGCCCTGCTGCGCATCTGCCAGGGCGACTTGCTGGTGGTGCCGCGGCCTGGCCCAGGCCTCACACACCTGGCACAACTGAGTGCTGAGCTTCTGCCCGTCTTCCTGAGCGAGGCTGTGGGCG CCTGTGCAGTGCGGGGGCTGCTGGCAGGCAGAGTGCCGCcccaggggccctgggagctgcagggcaTATTGCTGCTGAGCCAGAATGAGCTGTACCGCCAGATCCTGCTGCTGATGCACCTGCTGCCACAAGACCTGCTGCTGCTAAAG ccctgccagtctTCCTACTGCTACTGTCAGGAGGTGCTGGACCGGCTCATCCAATGCGGGCTCCTGGTTGCTGAGGAG ACCCCAGGCTCCCGGCCAGCCTGTGACACAGGGCGACAGCGATTGAGCAGAAAGCTGCTGTGGAAACCGAGTGGGGACTTTACTGATAGTGACAGTGATGACTTCGAAGAGGCTGAGGGCCGGTACTTCAGG CTCAGCCAGCAGTCACACTgcccagatttctttcttttcctctgccgCCTGCTCAGCCCGCTGCTCAAGGCCTTTGCACAGGCTGCTGCCTTCCTCCGCCAGGGCCAGCTGCCCGATACTG AGTTGGGCTACACAGAGCAGCTGTTCCAGTTCCTGCAGGCCACCGCCCAGGAAGAAGGGATCTTCG aGTGTGCGGACCCAAAGCTCGCCATCAGTGCTGTCTGGACCTTCAGAGACCTAGGG GTTCTGCAGCAGACGCCGAGCCCTGCAGGCCCCAGGCTCCACCTGTCCCCTACTTTTGCCAGCCAGGACAATCAGGAAAAACTAGAACAGTTCATCCGGCAGTTCATTTGTAGCTAG
- the GPAT2 gene encoding glycerol-3-phosphate acyltransferase 2, mitochondrial isoform X5 has protein sequence MATMLEGRCQTQPRSSPSGRETSLWSSGFGMKLEAVTPFLGKYRPFVGRCCQTCTPKSWESLFHRSITDLGFCNVILVKEENTRFRGWLVRRLCYFLWSLEQHIPPCQDVPQKIMESTGVQNLLSGRVPGGTGEGQVPDLVKKEVQRILGHIQAPPRPFLVRLFSWALLRFLNCLFLNVQLHKGQMKMVQKAAQAGLPLVLLSTHKTLLDGILLPFMLLSQGLGVLRVAWDSRACSPALRALLRKLGGLFLPPEASLSLDSSEGLLARAVVQAVIEQLLVSGQPLLIFLEEPPGALGPRLSALGQAWVGFVVQAVQVGIVPDALLVPVAVTYDLVPDAPCDIDHASAPLGLWTGALAVLRSLWSWWGCSHRICSRVHLAQPFSLQEYIVSARSCWGGRQTLEQLLQPIVLGQCTAVPDTEKEQEWTPITGPLLALKEEDQLLVRRLSCHVLSASVGSSAVMSTAIMATLLLFKHQKGVFLSQLLGEFSWLTEEILLRGFDVGFSGQLRSLLQHSLSLLRAHVALLRICQGDLLVVPRPGPGLTHLAQLSAELLPVFLSEAVGACAVRGLLAGRVPPQGPWELQGILLLSQNELYRQILLLMHLLPQDLLLLKLSQQSHCPDFFLFLCRLLSPLLKAFAQAAAFLRQGQLPDTELGYTEQLFQFLQATAQEEGIFECADPKLAISAVWTFRDLGVLQQTPSPAGPRLHLSPTFASQDNQEKLEQFIRQFICS, from the exons ATGGCCACCATGTTGGAAGGCAGATGCCAAACTCAGCCAAGGAGCAGCCCCAGTGGCCGAGAG ACTAGCCTGTGGTCGTCAGGCTTtgggatgaagctggaggctgtCACTCCATTCCTGGGGAAGTATCGCCCCTTTGTGGGTCGCTGTTGCCAGACCTGCACCCCCAAGAGCTGG GAGTCCCTCTTCCACAGAAGCATAACGGACCTAGGCTTCTGCAATGTGATCCTGGTGAAGGAGGAGAACACAAG GTTTCGGGGCTGGCTGGTTCGGAGGCTCTGCTATTTCCTGTGGTCCCTGGAGCAGCACATCCCCCCCTGCCAGGATGTCCCACAGAAGATCATGGAAAGCACCGG GGTGCAGAACCTCCTCTCAGGGAGGGTCCCAGGAGGCACTGGGGAAGGCCAGGTGCCTGACCTTGTGAAGAAGGAGGTACAGCGCATCCTGGGTCACATCCAGGCCCCACCCCGTCCCTTCCTGGTCAG GCTGTTCAGCTGGGCGCTGCTGAGGTTCCTGAACTGCCTGTTCCTGAATGTGCAGCTCCACAAGGGTCAGATGAAGATGGTCCAGAAGGCCGCCCAGGCA GGCTTGCCGCTTGTCCTCCTCTCTACTCACAAAACcctcctggatgggatcctgctGCCCTTTATGCTGCTCTCCCAGGGCCTGGGTGTGCTCCGTGTGGCCTGGGACTCCCGCGCCTGCTCCCCTGCCCTCAG AGCTCTGCTGAGGAAGCTTGGGGGGCTTTTCCTGCCCCCAGAGGCCAGCCTCTCCCTGGACAGCTCTGAGGGGCTCCTTGCAAGGGCTGTGGTCCAGGCG GTCATAGAGCAGCTGCTGGTTAGTGGGCAGCCCCTGCTCATCTTCCTGGAGGAACCTCCTGGGGCTCTGGGGCCACGGCTGTCAGCCCTGGGCCAGGCTTGGGTGGGGTTTGTGGTGCAGGCAGTCCAGGTGGGCATCGTCCCAGATGCTCTGCTGGTACCAGTGGCCGTCACCTATGACCTGGTTCCGGATGCACCGTGTGACATAGACCAT GCCTCGGCCCCCCTGGGGCTGTGGACAGGAGCTCTGGCTGTCCTACGTAGCTTGTGGAGCTGGTGGGGCTGCAGCCACCGGATCTGCTCCCGGGTGCACCTAGCTCAGCCCTTTTCCCTGCAG GAATACATTGTCAGTGCCAGAAGCTGCTGGGGCGGCAGACAGACCCTGGAGCAACTACTGCAGCCCATCGTGCTGGGCCAATG TACTGCTGTCCCAGACACTGAGAAGGAGCAGGAGTGGACCCCCATAACTGGGCCTCTCCTGGCCCTCAAGGAAGAGGACCAGCTTCTGGTCAGGAGACTGAGCTGTCATGTCCTGAGTG CCAGTGTAGGGAGCTCTGCGGTGATGAGCACGGCCATCATGGCAACGCTGCTGCTCTTCAAGCATCAGAAG GGTGTGTTCCTGTCGCAGCTCCTGGGGGAGTTCTCCTGGCTGACGGAGGAGATACTGTTGCGTGGCTTTGATGTAGGCTTCTCTGGGCAGCTGCGGAGCCTGCTGCAGCACTCACTGAGCCTGCTGCGGGCGCACGTGGCCCTGCTGCGCATCTGCCAGGGCGACTTGCTGGTGGTGCCGCGGCCTGGCCCAGGCCTCACACACCTGGCACAACTGAGTGCTGAGCTTCTGCCCGTCTTCCTGAGCGAGGCTGTGGGCG CCTGTGCAGTGCGGGGGCTGCTGGCAGGCAGAGTGCCGCcccaggggccctgggagctgcagggcaTATTGCTGCTGAGCCAGAATGAGCTGTACCGCCAGATCCTGCTGCTGATGCACCTGCTGCCACAAGACCTGCTGCTGCTAAAG CTCAGCCAGCAGTCACACTgcccagatttctttcttttcctctgccgCCTGCTCAGCCCGCTGCTCAAGGCCTTTGCACAGGCTGCTGCCTTCCTCCGCCAGGGCCAGCTGCCCGATACTG AGTTGGGCTACACAGAGCAGCTGTTCCAGTTCCTGCAGGCCACCGCCCAGGAAGAAGGGATCTTCG aGTGTGCGGACCCAAAGCTCGCCATCAGTGCTGTCTGGACCTTCAGAGACCTAGGG GTTCTGCAGCAGACGCCGAGCCCTGCAGGCCCCAGGCTCCACCTGTCCCCTACTTTTGCCAGCCAGGACAATCAGGAAAAACTAGAACAGTTCATCCGGCAGTTCATTTGTAGCTAG
- the GPAT2 gene encoding glycerol-3-phosphate acyltransferase 2, mitochondrial isoform X3: MATMLEGRCQTQPRSSPSGRETSLWSSGFGMKLEAVTPFLGKYRPFVGRCCQTCTPKSWESLFHRSITDLGFCNVILVKEENTRFRGWLVRRLCYFLWSLEQHIPPCQDVPQKIMESTGVQNLLSGRVPGGTGEGQVPDLVKKEVQRILGHIQAPPRPFLVRLFSWALLRFLNCLFLNVQLHKGQMKMVQKAAQAGLPLVLLSTHKTLLDGILLPFMLLSQGLGVLRVAWDSRACSPALRALLRKLGGLFLPPEASLSLDSSEGLLARAVVQAVIEQLLVSGQPLLIFLEEPPGALGPRLSALGQAWVGFVVQAVQVGIVPDALLVPVAVTYDLVPDAPCDIDHASAPLGLWTGALAVLRSLWSWWGCSHRICSRVHLAQPFSLQEYIVSARSCWGGRQTLEQLLQPIVLGQCTAVPDTEKEQEWTPITGPLLALKEEDQLLVRRLSCHVLSASVGSSAVMSTAIMATLLLFKHQKGVFLSQLLGEFSWLTEEILLRGFDVGFSGQLRSLLQHSLSLLRAHVALLRICQGDLLVVPRPGPGLTHLAQLSAELLPVFLSEAVGACAVRGLLAGRVPPQGPWELQGILLLSQNELYRQILLLMHLLPQDLLLLKTPGSRPACDTGRQRLSRKLLWKPSGDFTDSDSDDFEEAEGRYFRLSQQSHCPDFFLFLCRLLSPLLKAFAQAAAFLRQGQLPDTELGYTEQLFQFLQATAQEEGIFECADPKLAISAVWTFRDLGVLQQTPSPAGPRLHLSPTFASQDNQEKLEQFIRQFICS; encoded by the exons ATGGCCACCATGTTGGAAGGCAGATGCCAAACTCAGCCAAGGAGCAGCCCCAGTGGCCGAGAG ACTAGCCTGTGGTCGTCAGGCTTtgggatgaagctggaggctgtCACTCCATTCCTGGGGAAGTATCGCCCCTTTGTGGGTCGCTGTTGCCAGACCTGCACCCCCAAGAGCTGG GAGTCCCTCTTCCACAGAAGCATAACGGACCTAGGCTTCTGCAATGTGATCCTGGTGAAGGAGGAGAACACAAG GTTTCGGGGCTGGCTGGTTCGGAGGCTCTGCTATTTCCTGTGGTCCCTGGAGCAGCACATCCCCCCCTGCCAGGATGTCCCACAGAAGATCATGGAAAGCACCGG GGTGCAGAACCTCCTCTCAGGGAGGGTCCCAGGAGGCACTGGGGAAGGCCAGGTGCCTGACCTTGTGAAGAAGGAGGTACAGCGCATCCTGGGTCACATCCAGGCCCCACCCCGTCCCTTCCTGGTCAG GCTGTTCAGCTGGGCGCTGCTGAGGTTCCTGAACTGCCTGTTCCTGAATGTGCAGCTCCACAAGGGTCAGATGAAGATGGTCCAGAAGGCCGCCCAGGCA GGCTTGCCGCTTGTCCTCCTCTCTACTCACAAAACcctcctggatgggatcctgctGCCCTTTATGCTGCTCTCCCAGGGCCTGGGTGTGCTCCGTGTGGCCTGGGACTCCCGCGCCTGCTCCCCTGCCCTCAG AGCTCTGCTGAGGAAGCTTGGGGGGCTTTTCCTGCCCCCAGAGGCCAGCCTCTCCCTGGACAGCTCTGAGGGGCTCCTTGCAAGGGCTGTGGTCCAGGCG GTCATAGAGCAGCTGCTGGTTAGTGGGCAGCCCCTGCTCATCTTCCTGGAGGAACCTCCTGGGGCTCTGGGGCCACGGCTGTCAGCCCTGGGCCAGGCTTGGGTGGGGTTTGTGGTGCAGGCAGTCCAGGTGGGCATCGTCCCAGATGCTCTGCTGGTACCAGTGGCCGTCACCTATGACCTGGTTCCGGATGCACCGTGTGACATAGACCAT GCCTCGGCCCCCCTGGGGCTGTGGACAGGAGCTCTGGCTGTCCTACGTAGCTTGTGGAGCTGGTGGGGCTGCAGCCACCGGATCTGCTCCCGGGTGCACCTAGCTCAGCCCTTTTCCCTGCAG GAATACATTGTCAGTGCCAGAAGCTGCTGGGGCGGCAGACAGACCCTGGAGCAACTACTGCAGCCCATCGTGCTGGGCCAATG TACTGCTGTCCCAGACACTGAGAAGGAGCAGGAGTGGACCCCCATAACTGGGCCTCTCCTGGCCCTCAAGGAAGAGGACCAGCTTCTGGTCAGGAGACTGAGCTGTCATGTCCTGAGTG CCAGTGTAGGGAGCTCTGCGGTGATGAGCACGGCCATCATGGCAACGCTGCTGCTCTTCAAGCATCAGAAG GGTGTGTTCCTGTCGCAGCTCCTGGGGGAGTTCTCCTGGCTGACGGAGGAGATACTGTTGCGTGGCTTTGATGTAGGCTTCTCTGGGCAGCTGCGGAGCCTGCTGCAGCACTCACTGAGCCTGCTGCGGGCGCACGTGGCCCTGCTGCGCATCTGCCAGGGCGACTTGCTGGTGGTGCCGCGGCCTGGCCCAGGCCTCACACACCTGGCACAACTGAGTGCTGAGCTTCTGCCCGTCTTCCTGAGCGAGGCTGTGGGCG CCTGTGCAGTGCGGGGGCTGCTGGCAGGCAGAGTGCCGCcccaggggccctgggagctgcagggcaTATTGCTGCTGAGCCAGAATGAGCTGTACCGCCAGATCCTGCTGCTGATGCACCTGCTGCCACAAGACCTGCTGCTGCTAAAG ACCCCAGGCTCCCGGCCAGCCTGTGACACAGGGCGACAGCGATTGAGCAGAAAGCTGCTGTGGAAACCGAGTGGGGACTTTACTGATAGTGACAGTGATGACTTCGAAGAGGCTGAGGGCCGGTACTTCAGG CTCAGCCAGCAGTCACACTgcccagatttctttcttttcctctgccgCCTGCTCAGCCCGCTGCTCAAGGCCTTTGCACAGGCTGCTGCCTTCCTCCGCCAGGGCCAGCTGCCCGATACTG AGTTGGGCTACACAGAGCAGCTGTTCCAGTTCCTGCAGGCCACCGCCCAGGAAGAAGGGATCTTCG aGTGTGCGGACCCAAAGCTCGCCATCAGTGCTGTCTGGACCTTCAGAGACCTAGGG GTTCTGCAGCAGACGCCGAGCCCTGCAGGCCCCAGGCTCCACCTGTCCCCTACTTTTGCCAGCCAGGACAATCAGGAAAAACTAGAACAGTTCATCCGGCAGTTCATTTGTAGCTAG
- the GPAT2 gene encoding glycerol-3-phosphate acyltransferase 2, mitochondrial isoform X4: MATMLEGRCQTQPRSSPSGRETSLWSSGFGMKLEAVTPFLGKYRPFVGRCCQTCTPKSWESLFHRSITDLGFCNVILVKEENTRFRGWLVRRLCYFLWSLEQHIPPCQDVPQKIMESTGVQNLLSGRVPGGTGEGQVPDLVKKEVQRILGHIQAPPRPFLVRLFSWALLRFLNCLFLNVQLHKGQMKMVQKAAQAGLPLVLLSTHKTLLDGILLPFMLLSQGLGVLRVAWDSRACSPALRALLRKLGGLFLPPEASLSLDSSEGLLARAVVQAVIEQLLVSGQPLLIFLEEPPGALGPRLSALGQAWVGFVVQAVQVGIVPDALLVPVAVTYDLVPDAPCDIDHASAPLGLWTGALAVLRSLWSWWGCSHRICSRVHLAQPFSLQEYIVSARSCWGGRQTLEQLLQPIVLGQCTAVPDTEKEQEWTPITGPLLALKEEDQLLVRRLSCHVLSASVGSSAVMSTAIMATLLLFKHQKGVFLSQLLGEFSWLTEEILLRGFDVGFSGQLRSLLQHSLSLLRAHVALLRICQGDLLVVPRPGPGLTHLAQLSAELLPVFLSEAVGACAVRGLLAGRVPPQGPWELQGILLLSQNELYRQILLLMHLLPQDLLLLKPCQSSYCYCQEVLDRLIQCGLLVAEELSQQSHCPDFFLFLCRLLSPLLKAFAQAAAFLRQGQLPDTELGYTEQLFQFLQATAQEEGIFECADPKLAISAVWTFRDLGVLQQTPSPAGPRLHLSPTFASQDNQEKLEQFIRQFICS; the protein is encoded by the exons ATGGCCACCATGTTGGAAGGCAGATGCCAAACTCAGCCAAGGAGCAGCCCCAGTGGCCGAGAG ACTAGCCTGTGGTCGTCAGGCTTtgggatgaagctggaggctgtCACTCCATTCCTGGGGAAGTATCGCCCCTTTGTGGGTCGCTGTTGCCAGACCTGCACCCCCAAGAGCTGG GAGTCCCTCTTCCACAGAAGCATAACGGACCTAGGCTTCTGCAATGTGATCCTGGTGAAGGAGGAGAACACAAG GTTTCGGGGCTGGCTGGTTCGGAGGCTCTGCTATTTCCTGTGGTCCCTGGAGCAGCACATCCCCCCCTGCCAGGATGTCCCACAGAAGATCATGGAAAGCACCGG GGTGCAGAACCTCCTCTCAGGGAGGGTCCCAGGAGGCACTGGGGAAGGCCAGGTGCCTGACCTTGTGAAGAAGGAGGTACAGCGCATCCTGGGTCACATCCAGGCCCCACCCCGTCCCTTCCTGGTCAG GCTGTTCAGCTGGGCGCTGCTGAGGTTCCTGAACTGCCTGTTCCTGAATGTGCAGCTCCACAAGGGTCAGATGAAGATGGTCCAGAAGGCCGCCCAGGCA GGCTTGCCGCTTGTCCTCCTCTCTACTCACAAAACcctcctggatgggatcctgctGCCCTTTATGCTGCTCTCCCAGGGCCTGGGTGTGCTCCGTGTGGCCTGGGACTCCCGCGCCTGCTCCCCTGCCCTCAG AGCTCTGCTGAGGAAGCTTGGGGGGCTTTTCCTGCCCCCAGAGGCCAGCCTCTCCCTGGACAGCTCTGAGGGGCTCCTTGCAAGGGCTGTGGTCCAGGCG GTCATAGAGCAGCTGCTGGTTAGTGGGCAGCCCCTGCTCATCTTCCTGGAGGAACCTCCTGGGGCTCTGGGGCCACGGCTGTCAGCCCTGGGCCAGGCTTGGGTGGGGTTTGTGGTGCAGGCAGTCCAGGTGGGCATCGTCCCAGATGCTCTGCTGGTACCAGTGGCCGTCACCTATGACCTGGTTCCGGATGCACCGTGTGACATAGACCAT GCCTCGGCCCCCCTGGGGCTGTGGACAGGAGCTCTGGCTGTCCTACGTAGCTTGTGGAGCTGGTGGGGCTGCAGCCACCGGATCTGCTCCCGGGTGCACCTAGCTCAGCCCTTTTCCCTGCAG GAATACATTGTCAGTGCCAGAAGCTGCTGGGGCGGCAGACAGACCCTGGAGCAACTACTGCAGCCCATCGTGCTGGGCCAATG TACTGCTGTCCCAGACACTGAGAAGGAGCAGGAGTGGACCCCCATAACTGGGCCTCTCCTGGCCCTCAAGGAAGAGGACCAGCTTCTGGTCAGGAGACTGAGCTGTCATGTCCTGAGTG CCAGTGTAGGGAGCTCTGCGGTGATGAGCACGGCCATCATGGCAACGCTGCTGCTCTTCAAGCATCAGAAG GGTGTGTTCCTGTCGCAGCTCCTGGGGGAGTTCTCCTGGCTGACGGAGGAGATACTGTTGCGTGGCTTTGATGTAGGCTTCTCTGGGCAGCTGCGGAGCCTGCTGCAGCACTCACTGAGCCTGCTGCGGGCGCACGTGGCCCTGCTGCGCATCTGCCAGGGCGACTTGCTGGTGGTGCCGCGGCCTGGCCCAGGCCTCACACACCTGGCACAACTGAGTGCTGAGCTTCTGCCCGTCTTCCTGAGCGAGGCTGTGGGCG CCTGTGCAGTGCGGGGGCTGCTGGCAGGCAGAGTGCCGCcccaggggccctgggagctgcagggcaTATTGCTGCTGAGCCAGAATGAGCTGTACCGCCAGATCCTGCTGCTGATGCACCTGCTGCCACAAGACCTGCTGCTGCTAAAG ccctgccagtctTCCTACTGCTACTGTCAGGAGGTGCTGGACCGGCTCATCCAATGCGGGCTCCTGGTTGCTGAGGAG CTCAGCCAGCAGTCACACTgcccagatttctttcttttcctctgccgCCTGCTCAGCCCGCTGCTCAAGGCCTTTGCACAGGCTGCTGCCTTCCTCCGCCAGGGCCAGCTGCCCGATACTG AGTTGGGCTACACAGAGCAGCTGTTCCAGTTCCTGCAGGCCACCGCCCAGGAAGAAGGGATCTTCG aGTGTGCGGACCCAAAGCTCGCCATCAGTGCTGTCTGGACCTTCAGAGACCTAGGG GTTCTGCAGCAGACGCCGAGCCCTGCAGGCCCCAGGCTCCACCTGTCCCCTACTTTTGCCAGCCAGGACAATCAGGAAAAACTAGAACAGTTCATCCGGCAGTTCATTTGTAGCTAG